In Desulfomonile tiedjei DSM 6799, a genomic segment contains:
- a CDS encoding ATP-dependent Clp protease adaptor ClpS, whose amino-acid sequence MNNIFEHFVAENPNSPVIHCYTKRGFDPVTKTRNPRDSQTPDEELFEIRIIDNDHNTYREVMDITMIALGVTEEQAFSIAWEVDHLGSCVVAHAHKEDAEELARIIRVIGIEVQVNPIDPRKH is encoded by the coding sequence ATGAACAACATCTTTGAACATTTTGTGGCTGAGAACCCGAATTCTCCGGTCATTCATTGTTATACAAAACGCGGCTTCGATCCGGTCACAAAAACTCGGAATCCCCGCGATTCGCAGACTCCTGATGAAGAACTGTTCGAGATCCGGATAATCGACAACGATCACAACACGTACCGTGAGGTCATGGACATCACCATGATCGCATTGGGAGTAACCGAGGAACAGGCATTCTCCATAGCCTGGGAAGTGGATCACCTTGGGTCCTGTGTCGTAGCTCATGCACACAAAGAAGATGCAGAAGAATTGGCCCGGATCATTCGGGTTATCGGCATAGAGGTTCAGGTCAACCCGATAGATCCTCGGAAACACTGA
- a CDS encoding glycosyltransferase family 4 protein yields MKAALAIENFSRYGGGAESYAVQLAETLVRAGWEVHLYGHSWDGAPKTAIFHEIRRLPKWVPPSVRIIDFALRHKSMVSSENFDVILGFGNTITMNVYQSHGGVHALTTKRKLLAIESPLVRFLKHATALLSPKYHARAWIESAPFRLNPRPTIVAISHMVRDDIASYFHMDPSDIRLVYNGIDLNRFGSANFPGRSEFRRKLGFGDEEILFLFMAYDFRKKGVRYLIESAGLLQRNIGPGKFGLVIAGNQPTPALTRLVERLGLVEAVRFPGPTKEPEAFYDACDVFVLPTFYDACSLVVFEAMASGLPAITTVWNGAAGIITDGVDGAVLQKAGDVKELADAMEFFLDSGNLRAASAAARNTAANYSLAENHRKMLEIFREAATKD; encoded by the coding sequence ATGAAAGCAGCGCTCGCAATCGAGAATTTCAGCCGGTACGGCGGCGGAGCGGAATCCTATGCGGTTCAGCTTGCGGAAACCCTGGTCCGCGCGGGATGGGAAGTTCACCTGTACGGCCATTCCTGGGACGGCGCACCGAAGACGGCAATATTTCACGAAATCAGGAGATTGCCCAAATGGGTGCCCCCGTCTGTGCGGATAATCGATTTCGCACTTCGCCATAAAAGCATGGTGTCTTCGGAGAATTTTGACGTAATTCTCGGGTTCGGAAACACCATCACCATGAATGTATACCAGAGCCACGGTGGAGTTCACGCTTTAACCACGAAAAGAAAGCTTCTGGCAATTGAAAGTCCTCTTGTACGGTTTCTGAAGCATGCGACTGCTCTTCTCAGTCCCAAGTATCATGCCCGAGCCTGGATCGAATCCGCGCCATTCAGATTGAATCCGCGGCCCACGATCGTTGCCATTTCCCACATGGTGCGAGACGACATTGCGTCCTATTTCCACATGGATCCTTCGGATATTCGGCTCGTGTACAATGGAATCGACCTCAATCGTTTCGGATCGGCGAATTTTCCGGGCAGATCGGAATTCAGAAGAAAATTGGGCTTTGGCGACGAGGAAATTCTTTTCCTTTTCATGGCATACGATTTCCGGAAAAAAGGAGTGCGCTATCTCATCGAATCCGCAGGATTGCTGCAGCGGAACATCGGTCCGGGAAAATTCGGACTCGTCATAGCAGGCAACCAGCCGACACCTGCGCTTACGCGTCTTGTTGAAAGACTCGGGCTGGTCGAAGCGGTGAGATTCCCCGGCCCCACCAAAGAGCCGGAAGCCTTTTACGACGCGTGCGACGTGTTTGTCTTACCCACGTTTTACGATGCATGCTCTCTCGTCGTGTTCGAGGCAATGGCTTCAGGACTACCTGCGATCACAACGGTTTGGAACGGTGCAGCCGGTATAATTACCGATGGGGTTGACGGTGCTGTCCTGCAAAAGGCCGGCGATGTGAAAGAATTGGCGGATGCTATGGAGTTTTTCTTAGATTCTGGGAATTTACGTGCTGCTTCGGCCGCGGCGAGGAATACTGCGGCAAATTATTCATTGGCCGAGAACCACCGAAAAATGCTGGAAATATTCCGCGAGGCAGCCACAAAGGATTGA
- a CDS encoding OsmC family protein: MKLLLKQTGPRKVEVITDNWSFIVDLKEEFGGENSGPNPSELFAAAVASCEMLTGVVWASRRHDIELKGLEAEVQWEYEERPERISKIDVTIRNAADQLDENIRAFTAIAQGCAVTKTLKIQPDTTLKVE, translated from the coding sequence ATGAAGCTCCTGCTCAAGCAAACCGGTCCGCGCAAAGTAGAGGTAATCACCGATAACTGGAGTTTCATCGTTGACCTCAAGGAAGAATTTGGAGGAGAAAACTCGGGACCGAATCCGTCGGAACTCTTTGCCGCTGCGGTGGCTTCATGCGAGATGCTCACCGGGGTGGTCTGGGCGTCAAGACGCCATGACATCGAATTGAAGGGACTTGAGGCGGAAGTCCAATGGGAATACGAGGAAAGACCTGAAAGGATCTCCAAGATCGACGTAACGATCCGCAATGCTGCCGACCAGTTGGACGAAAACATCAGAGCTTTCACAGCCATCGCTCAAGGATGCGCGGTAACAAAAACCCTCAAAATACAGCCGGATACCACCTTGAAAGTGGAATGA
- a CDS encoding IS1182 family transposase encodes MGKQIRADYEQILMFPPSVEDWVAKDHPARFIRDFVDSLDLSELGIEVPDSDTGRPPYAPDLLLKVWLFGYFNRIRSTRKLEKGCLENMGLIWLTGMNAPDHNSLWRFFKANKKSLRHLFRQSIRVALKADLIGLALHAVDGTKIQAVSSNDKARGREHLERFLESVSERLDRTIADAMTEIERAEREETGEYRLPQSMQDGLKRKQRIQEALKELDESDKKSVHPSEPEARFMKNRRTKDLSYNAQAVADQKSGLIVAADVVTDGADNGQLVPMLDKVKENLGAVAEENVADGGYFSSGQIGLAHEREYGILIGKSSGEIVSERGADEDLYHRSRFVFDQERDCFICPEGRLLPFHQRKINGKNHNEVRRYHCKDFLTCPNRWKCSKSKNGRLIDLSVYEAALERHRSKREKPENKERLKTRKKIIEPPFAWIKSALSFRRWTVAGIDNVKAQWDLICTTINLRKLYHHWVSGEVAFT; translated from the coding sequence ATGGGCAAACAGATCCGGGCCGATTACGAACAGATCTTGATGTTTCCGCCGTCAGTGGAAGACTGGGTGGCTAAGGATCACCCGGCGCGCTTTATCCGAGATTTCGTGGATTCCTTGGATCTGTCCGAGTTGGGAATCGAGGTTCCCGACAGCGATACAGGACGTCCTCCGTATGCGCCAGATCTTCTGTTGAAGGTGTGGCTTTTCGGATACTTCAATCGGATCAGGAGTACCCGTAAGCTTGAGAAGGGTTGCCTTGAGAATATGGGGCTGATTTGGCTGACGGGGATGAATGCTCCGGATCATAATTCCTTATGGCGATTCTTCAAGGCGAACAAGAAATCATTGAGGCATCTGTTCAGACAGTCGATTCGTGTTGCTCTGAAGGCCGATCTGATCGGTCTAGCTCTTCATGCCGTGGACGGGACCAAGATCCAAGCCGTCTCATCCAACGACAAGGCTCGGGGTCGTGAGCACCTGGAGAGGTTTCTGGAAAGTGTTTCGGAGAGATTGGACCGCACGATTGCCGATGCGATGACTGAGATAGAGAGAGCCGAGCGGGAAGAGACCGGTGAGTATCGCCTTCCGCAGTCCATGCAAGACGGATTGAAACGGAAACAGCGGATACAAGAGGCTCTGAAGGAGTTGGATGAATCGGACAAGAAGTCAGTTCACCCTTCGGAACCGGAAGCTCGCTTTATGAAGAATCGCCGGACCAAAGACTTGTCGTACAACGCTCAGGCGGTTGCCGACCAAAAGAGCGGCCTTATCGTGGCCGCAGATGTGGTCACGGATGGGGCCGACAACGGGCAATTGGTCCCCATGCTCGACAAGGTGAAAGAGAATCTGGGCGCTGTGGCAGAGGAAAATGTGGCGGACGGGGGATATTTTTCCTCAGGGCAGATAGGTCTGGCCCATGAGCGAGAATACGGCATTCTTATCGGGAAATCGTCAGGGGAAATTGTTTCCGAGAGAGGTGCGGATGAGGATCTCTATCACCGATCCCGGTTCGTCTTTGATCAGGAGCGTGATTGCTTCATATGCCCTGAAGGGCGCTTGTTGCCTTTTCATCAGCGGAAAATTAACGGCAAGAACCACAATGAGGTTCGCAGGTATCACTGCAAGGATTTTCTAACGTGTCCCAATCGCTGGAAATGCTCCAAGAGCAAGAACGGACGCCTCATAGACCTCAGCGTTTACGAGGCGGCCCTAGAACGACACCGCAGCAAGAGGGAAAAACCAGAGAACAAAGAGCGCCTGAAGACTCGAAAGAAGATTATCGAGCCACCGTTTGCCTGGATCAAGAGCGCATTAAGCTTTCGGCGATGGACCGTGGCCGGAATCGACAACGTAAAGGCCCAGTGGGACCTTATTTGCACGACCATAAATCTCAGGAAGCTCTACCACCATTGGGTATCCGGCGAGGTGGCATTCACGTAA
- a CDS encoding glycosyltransferase family 2 protein translates to MTQSPDSQQPLLSVAVIAKNEADRIRALLDSVKFADEVLVVDSGSTDETVELCRSLGARVIHQDWMGYAAQKQFAMDSASGQWVLSLDADEAISPESANEITAAIRSCGHEVHGFSLPRLSRYLNRWIRHGGWYPDRKIRLVQKGFGTWTGDGLHEKLEVSGIINKLQCPILHYVYRDISDQIDTINRFSTVHADHRRPAGPIHILFGLFHAAGKFLECAIWKLGILDGIPGFIIAVNSSFYVFLKHAKAWEKSLPDTNAHSKE, encoded by the coding sequence ATGACGCAATCCCCGGATTCACAACAGCCATTGCTCAGCGTTGCCGTTATCGCAAAGAACGAAGCGGATCGTATCCGTGCGCTCCTCGACAGCGTCAAATTTGCCGATGAAGTACTCGTCGTGGATTCCGGCAGTACCGACGAAACTGTGGAATTGTGTCGGTCTTTGGGGGCTCGAGTCATTCACCAGGATTGGATGGGCTACGCTGCCCAGAAGCAGTTCGCTATGGATTCAGCCTCAGGTCAATGGGTATTATCGCTCGATGCAGATGAGGCCATTTCTCCTGAAAGTGCCAATGAGATTACGGCAGCAATCCGATCGTGTGGCCATGAGGTTCACGGATTCTCATTACCTCGTTTGAGTCGATATCTCAATCGCTGGATACGGCACGGAGGATGGTATCCGGACCGCAAGATTCGGCTTGTACAGAAAGGATTCGGAACATGGACCGGAGACGGACTTCACGAGAAACTGGAAGTTTCCGGTATTATCAATAAGTTACAGTGTCCCATTCTCCATTATGTGTACAGAGATATCAGCGATCAGATCGACACCATAAATCGGTTTTCCACTGTCCACGCGGATCACAGGAGACCTGCAGGACCGATCCATATTCTGTTCGGACTGTTCCACGCGGCAGGAAAGTTTCTCGAATGTGCCATCTGGAAACTCGGCATTCTCGATGGAATTCCCGGGTTTATTATCGCTGTCAACAGTTCGTTTTACGTGTTTCTCAAACATGCCAAAGCCTGGGAGAAAAGCTTGCCTGATACTAATGCACATTCAAAGGAGTAA
- a CDS encoding ACT domain-containing protein — protein sequence MSIRKQLEVMLADAPGELAKFTGILKDEHINIEAMSIQDANEYLLALYEVRGQTGRRVAPRDYYEAILKESAKYSMIRLITDNPEKAVEMLNKEGYQVKMRDVIGLVLENKPGILCRISKAFGDAGINISYTYGSGFADSKSALFIFKVSDLQKALELFPNNTI from the coding sequence ATGTCTATTAGAAAGCAATTGGAAGTAATGCTTGCAGACGCTCCCGGAGAACTGGCAAAGTTCACCGGGATACTCAAGGATGAGCATATCAACATAGAGGCCATGAGCATCCAAGATGCCAACGAGTACTTGCTGGCTCTCTATGAAGTACGCGGACAAACCGGGAGAAGAGTCGCTCCCAGAGATTATTATGAAGCAATCCTGAAAGAGTCTGCCAAATATTCCATGATCCGCCTGATAACCGATAATCCGGAAAAGGCTGTAGAAATGCTGAATAAAGAAGGGTATCAGGTAAAAATGCGCGATGTAATCGGCTTGGTGCTGGAAAACAAACCCGGAATCCTCTGCCGTATTTCCAAGGCCTTCGGGGATGCCGGCATAAACATTTCCTACACGTATGGATCAGGGTTTGCGGACAGCAAATCGGCATTGTTCATATTCAAGGTGTCAGACCTGCAAAAAGCGCTGGAACTTTTCCCGAACAATACGATTTGA